In the Candidatus Izemoplasmatales bacterium genome, one interval contains:
- a CDS encoding DUF1538 domain-containing protein — MRELQSKSREVLFAVLPVVLVVLVFHLFIDPLPDELFWRFVIGAVVIVLGLTTFLIGIDIGITPVGELIGQRIAKSNRVWIVVVLGLLLGFLISVAEPDLLVLADQISAVTDASIAASSVILLVSIGVGVFVMLGLIRILFSIPLYLSLAIIYPVIAIFCLFMKPEMIAIAFDASGATTGALTVPFIMSLATGVAVLHRNSKSAEKDSFGLVALASAGAILGFLALAAIIDPQNLIGILPEASTEHGIFLPFWHELTRKAGDSFIALSPVLLLFLLGNLFFFKLRPRTFARIAKGFVFTYVGLTLFLVGVNAGFMEAGRTVGIALTDRSLFLTLLVSFLLGFFTVMAEPAVYILTHQIEDITSGSIRRRLVLFTLAIGVGIALVLNVIRILVPDLRLWTILLPGYLIALVLMFFTPKLFIAIGFDAGGVASGPITATFVLAFSQGIAFGGTAGGLGDVFGMIALIALTPIIAIEILGVLYRRQTHRKEVVSRAEFHE; from the coding sequence GTGCGGGAACTGCAGAGCAAATCCCGGGAAGTCCTGTTCGCCGTCCTTCCCGTCGTCCTCGTCGTCCTCGTCTTCCATCTGTTCATCGATCCGCTTCCGGACGAACTGTTCTGGCGGTTCGTGATCGGTGCCGTCGTGATCGTCCTCGGCCTCACGACCTTTCTGATCGGCATCGACATCGGCATCACTCCGGTCGGCGAGCTGATCGGCCAGCGCATCGCCAAGTCCAACCGGGTCTGGATCGTCGTCGTGCTCGGGCTTCTGCTCGGGTTCCTGATCTCCGTCGCCGAACCCGATCTGCTCGTGCTCGCGGATCAGATATCGGCGGTGACCGACGCGAGCATCGCCGCCTCCTCGGTCATCCTCCTCGTCTCGATCGGCGTCGGCGTCTTCGTGATGCTCGGGCTGATCCGCATCCTCTTCTCGATCCCCCTGTATCTCTCGCTTGCGATCATCTATCCGGTCATCGCCATCTTCTGTCTCTTCATGAAGCCGGAGATGATCGCGATCGCCTTCGACGCGTCCGGTGCGACCACCGGAGCCCTCACGGTCCCGTTCATCATGTCCCTCGCGACCGGCGTCGCGGTCCTGCATCGCAACTCCAAGAGCGCCGAGAAGGACTCGTTCGGCCTCGTCGCGCTCGCTTCCGCGGGAGCGATCCTCGGCTTTCTCGCGCTCGCCGCGATCATCGATCCGCAAAATCTGATCGGAATCCTCCCCGAAGCCTCGACGGAGCATGGCATCTTCCTGCCGTTCTGGCATGAACTGACGAGAAAGGCGGGCGACTCGTTCATCGCGCTTTCACCGGTTCTCTTGCTCTTCCTCCTGGGCAACCTGTTCTTCTTCAAACTGCGCCCGCGCACATTCGCGCGAATCGCCAAGGGCTTCGTCTTCACCTATGTCGGGCTCACGCTCTTCCTCGTCGGCGTCAACGCCGGGTTCATGGAAGCCGGGCGGACGGTCGGCATCGCCCTGACGGACCGTTCGCTCTTCCTCACCCTGCTCGTCTCCTTCCTGCTCGGGTTCTTCACCGTGATGGCCGAACCGGCCGTATATATCCTGACGCACCAGATCGAGGACATCACCTCCGGTTCGATCCGCCGCCGGCTCGTCCTGTTCACGCTCGCGATCGGCGTCGGGATCGCCCTGGTCCTGAACGTGATCCGCATCCTCGTTCCCGATCTGCGGCTTTGGACCATCCTCCTGCCCGGATATCTGATCGCGCTCGTCCTCATGTTCTTCACCCCGAAGCTGTTCATCGCGATCGGGTTCGATGCCGGCGGCGTCGCCAGCGGTCCGATCACCGCGACCTTCGTGCTCGCCTTCTCCCAGGGAATCGCCTTCGGCGGAACCGCCGGAGGACTCGGCGACGTGTTCGGGATGATCGCCCTGATCGCCCTCACCCCGATCATCGCGATCGAGATCCTCGGCGTCCTCTACCGCCGCCAGACCCACCGAAAGGAAGTGGTTTCCCGTGCCGAATTCCATGAATAG
- a CDS encoding P-II family nitrogen regulator, with translation MPNSMNSLALYVAIVNYGEAKKVIDLARIAGVQGATIFYGYGTMNKGFLAMIGLSDVKKEIVLMCSDTECGDRAAKLIFETMQMHRHHRGVILSLSIDSLFGSASLTPLSHQPNKEAPMENQAIFTIVDKGKAELVIDAAASSGATGGTVINARGSGIHETKRIFNIPIEPEKEIVLTIAPTEKVEAITTAIRKELKIDDPGMGIVFVMDVRSDYGLYKGK, from the coding sequence GTGCCGAATTCCATGAATAGTCTCGCCCTCTACGTCGCCATCGTCAACTACGGGGAGGCCAAGAAGGTGATCGATCTGGCGCGGATCGCCGGCGTCCAGGGCGCCACCATCTTCTACGGCTACGGCACGATGAACAAGGGCTTCCTCGCGATGATCGGCCTCTCCGACGTCAAGAAGGAGATCGTCCTGATGTGCTCCGACACCGAATGCGGCGACCGCGCCGCGAAGCTGATCTTCGAGACGATGCAGATGCACAGGCACCACCGCGGCGTGATCCTCTCGCTGTCGATCGACTCGCTCTTCGGCTCCGCTTCCCTCACCCCGCTTTCCCACCAACCGAACAAGGAGGCTCCCATGGAAAACCAGGCCATCTTCACGATCGTCGACAAAGGCAAGGCGGAACTCGTCATCGACGCCGCCGCATCCTCCGGCGCGACCGGCGGCACCGTCATCAACGCGCGCGGTTCCGGCATCCACGAGACCAAGAGGATCTTCAACATCCCGATCGAACCGGAGAAGGAGATCGTCCTCACGATCGCCCCGACGGAAAAGGTCGAGGCGATCACCACCGCGATCCGGAAGGAATTGAAGATCGACGACCCCGGCATGGGGATCGTCTTCGTCATGGACGTCCGCAGCGACTACGGACTATACAAAGGAAAGTAA